In a genomic window of Lonchura striata isolate bLonStr1 chromosome 4, bLonStr1.mat, whole genome shotgun sequence:
- the MAB21L2 gene encoding protein mab-21-like 2: MIAAQAKLVYQLNKYYTERCQARKAAIAKTIREVCKVVSDVLKEVEVQEPRFISSLSEIDARYEGLEVISPTEFEVVLYLNQMGVFNFVDDGSLPGCAVLKLSDGRKRSMSLWVEFITASGYLSARKIRSRFQTLVAQAVDKCSYRDVVKMIADTSEVKLRIRERYVVQITPAFKCTGIWPRSAAQWPMPHIPWPGPNRVAEVKAEGFNLLSKECYSLTGKQSSAESDAWVLQFGEAENRLLMGGCRNKCLSVLKTLRDRHLELPGQPLNNYHMKTLLLYECEKHPRETDWDEACLGDRLNGILLQLISCLQCRRCPHYFLPNLDLFQGKPHSALESAAKQTWRLAREILTNPKSLDKL; encoded by the coding sequence ATGATCGCCGCACAGGCCAAGCTGGTCTACCAGCTCAACAAATACTACACGGAGCGCTGCCAGGCGCGCAAGGCGGCCATCGCCAAGACCATCCGGGAGGTGTGCAAGGTCGTGTCGGACGTGCTGAAGGAGGTGGAGGTGCAGGAGCCGCGCTTCATCAGCTCCCTAAGCGAGATCGACGCCCGCTACGAGGGGCTGGAGGTGATCTCGCCCACCGAGTTCGAGGTGGTGCTCTACCTCAACCAGATGGGCGTCTTCAACTTCGTGGACGACGGCTCCCTGCCGGGCTGCGCCGTGCTCAAGCTGAGCGACGGCCGCAAGCGCAGCATGTCCCTCTGGGTGGAGTTCATCACCGCCTCGGGCTACCTGTCCGCCCGCAAGATCCGCTCCCGCTTCCAGACGCTGGTGGCTCAGGCCGTGGATAAGTGCAGCTACCGGGACGTCGTGAAGATGATCGCGGACACGAGCGAGGTGAAGCTCCGCATCCGGGAGCGGTACGTGGTCCAGATCACGCCCGCCTTCAAGTGCACCGGGATCTGGCCGCGCAGCGCGGCGCAGTGGCCCATGCCCCACATCCCCTGGCCCGGCCCCAACCGGGTGGCAGAGGTGAAGGCGGAGGGCTTCAACCTGCTCTCCAAGGAGTGCTACTCGCTGACGGGCAAGCAGAGCTCGGCCGAGAGCGACGCGTGGGTGCTACAGTTCGGCGAGGCCGAGAACCGGCTGCTGATGGGCGGCTGCCGGAACAAGTGCCTGTCGGTGCTGAAGACGCTGCGCGACcggcacctggagctgcccggGCAGCCCCTCAACAACTACCACATGAAGACGCTGCTGCTGTACGAGTGCGAGAAGCACCCGCGGGAGACCGACTGGGACGAGGCGTGCCTGGGCGACCGGCTGAACGgcatcctcctgcagctcaTCTCCTGCCTGCAGTGCCGGCGCTGCCCCCACTACTTCCTGCCCAACCTAGACCTCTTTCAGGGCAAACCTCACTCGGCCCTGGAAAGCGCTGCCAAACAGACCTGGAGGCTAGCCAGAGAAATCCTCACCAATCCCAAAAGCCTCGACAAGCTATAG